In Patescibacteria group bacterium, one genomic interval encodes:
- a CDS encoding DpnI domain-containing protein: MDLDLNTKIAERYKNLSQKIRVLTEDWVDRKVFCPNCGHLDIDRYGNNTPVADFFCSNCREDYELKSKKDSIGSKIVDGAYRTMIERLRSADNPNFFLLNYDLLTFSVLNFLVIPKHYFTPDIIEKRKALSQTARRVGWVGCNILLQSIPESGKIFFVKNRKIEPRQNVIANWQKTLFLREEKEIDAKGWLLDVMNCIDKLAIKEFSLDEIYAFEDILSKKHPENKHIKDKIRQQLQILRDKGYLKFIGRGHYVLS; encoded by the coding sequence ATGGATTTAGATTTAAACACAAAAATAGCAGAAAGATATAAAAATTTATCGCAAAAGATTAGAGTTTTAACAGAGGATTGGGTAGATAGGAAAGTTTTTTGTCCCAACTGTGGCCATTTAGACATTGATAGGTATGGTAACAATACACCTGTTGCAGATTTTTTCTGCTCAAATTGTCGCGAGGATTATGAATTGAAAAGTAAGAAAGATTCTATTGGATCAAAAATTGTCGATGGTGCGTATCGAACAATGATTGAGCGATTGCGAAGTGCAGACAATCCCAATTTTTTTCTACTAAATTATGATTTACTAACCTTTTCTGTTTTGAATTTCCTTGTTATCCCCAAGCATTATTTTACTCCAGATATTATCGAAAAGCGTAAGGCTTTATCTCAAACAGCAAGGCGTGTCGGTTGGGTTGGATGTAATATTTTATTGCAAAGTATCCCCGAATCAGGGAAAATTTTCTTTGTAAAAAATCGTAAAATTGAGCCAAGACAAAATGTTATAGCAAATTGGCAAAAAACTTTATTTTTAAGGGAAGAGAAAGAAATTGACGCAAAGGGTTGGTTATTGGATGTTATGAATTGTATTGATAAATTAGCGATTAAAGAATTTTCCCTAGATGAAATTTATGCATTTGAAGATATCTTGAGTAAAAAACATCCAGAGAATAAACATATTAAAGATAAAATTCGTCAGCAATTACAAATATTAAGGGATAAAGGATACTTAAAATTTATAGGGCGTGGCCATTATGTATTGTCTTAA